One segment of Marinitoga litoralis DNA contains the following:
- a CDS encoding Sapep family Mn(2+)-dependent dipeptidase, with product MIEKLDDLIINKKSEFFHDLKEIIDIPSVNSESGEYPFGENIDKVLKKTLSICEKLGFKTYYNKYYGYAEIGEGEELVGVLGHLDVVPAGNLGDWETEPFNMIIKDGYVYGRGVQDDKGPLLASIYAIKLLDEIGYKFKKRIRVIFGTDEELLWRGIEKYKENEEIPKISFTPDSKFPLVYAEKGLLQLKIYSEEQSHLKLIGGNALNSVPDEIEIDNNDKLKDEMDKLGYEYLIRNGKIVVLGKSAHAKDTEKGINAIERILIALKNIGQTSNLINFVVNEIGEDPYARKIFDECKDEDSGYLKFNIGKINIDSNYQEIGVDIRIPVTIKKEFVLEKLREKTNKYNLKIEEIDWLQPVYFSKEHFLYKILLETYREETKDFTSKPISSGGATYARALDNCIAFGATFPNGESTEHKPNEKAKVEDLIKSIKIYAKAIYKICEEV from the coding sequence ATGATTGAGAAATTAGATGATTTAATAATTAACAAAAAGAGTGAATTTTTTCACGATTTAAAAGAAATAATTGATATCCCAAGTGTCAATAGTGAATCTGGTGAATATCCTTTTGGAGAAAATATAGATAAAGTTCTTAAAAAAACATTATCTATATGTGAAAAACTTGGATTTAAAACCTATTATAACAAATATTATGGTTATGCAGAAATTGGTGAAGGTGAAGAATTAGTAGGTGTATTAGGACATTTAGATGTTGTCCCAGCTGGTAATTTAGGTGACTGGGAAACAGAACCATTTAACATGATTATAAAAGATGGGTATGTATATGGACGTGGAGTTCAAGATGATAAAGGTCCATTATTAGCTTCAATATATGCCATAAAATTACTAGATGAAATTGGATATAAATTTAAAAAAAGAATTAGAGTAATATTTGGAACTGATGAAGAGTTATTATGGAGAGGAATAGAGAAGTATAAAGAAAATGAAGAAATTCCAAAAATCTCATTTACTCCAGATTCAAAATTTCCTTTAGTTTATGCAGAAAAGGGATTATTACAATTAAAAATATATTCAGAAGAACAAAGCCATTTGAAATTAATTGGTGGGAATGCTTTAAATTCTGTACCAGATGAAATAGAAATTGATAATAATGATAAATTAAAAGATGAAATGGATAAATTAGGATATGAATATTTAATAAGAAATGGAAAAATAGTTGTTTTAGGTAAATCTGCTCATGCTAAAGATACAGAAAAAGGTATAAATGCAATAGAAAGAATATTAATTGCATTAAAAAATATAGGACAAACATCTAATTTAATTAATTTTGTAGTAAATGAAATTGGAGAAGATCCATATGCAAGAAAAATTTTTGATGAATGTAAAGATGAAGATTCAGGTTATCTGAAATTTAATATAGGTAAGATAAATATTGATAGCAATTACCAAGAAATTGGAGTGGATATAAGAATTCCAGTTACAATAAAAAAAGAATTTGTATTAGAAAAATTAAGAGAGAAAACAAATAAGTATAATCTTAAGATTGAAGAAATAGATTGGCTTCAACCTGTATATTTTTCTAAAGAACATTTTTTATACAAAATATTATTAGAAACATATAGGGAAGAAACGAAAGATTTTACATCAAAACCAATTTCTTCAGGTGGAGCAACATATGCAAGGGCATTAGATAATTGTATAGCTTTTGGAGCTACATTTCCTAATGGCGAATCGACAGAGCATAAGCCAAATGAAAAAGCAAAAGTAGAAGATTTAATAAAAAGCATTAAAATATATGCAAAAGCAATATATAAAATATGTGAGGAGGTTTAG
- a CDS encoding YfcC family protein, which translates to MKKNFKMPTAYTILFSIIVVVAIFTWIIPAGQYDYVDPTASKPQPIPGTYHRVEQNPQGLWEIFNAPIKGFYDAVDIALFVIVIGGFLSIVMKTGAIEAGISNVLKKLNGKEKLLIPILMILFGLGGTTYGMAEETIAFYPLIIPVFIAAGFDALTAVATIALGAGLGVLGSTVNPFATGIASGFANISIGDGIVLRLIILVISEIIGIIYVMKYAEKVKKDPSKSLIYHLKEEHEEHFKNENNEEITLTKERKKVLWVFGLTFVVMVLGVIPWAWKFDILIFEKFNNFLMNIPVLGKIIGHPIPLGDWWFGEITMLFFVASLIISRMYKMSENEYIDSFVSGARDLLGVALIIGVSRGITVVMNDGGMTATILHWGEETLAKLGSAAFVNIAYLFYLPMSFLVPSTSGLATLTMPIMAPLADFAGVGRDLVITAYQSASGVINLFTPTSAVIMGALAIAKVPYETYFKFVWKLLIIISIVVMLALTIAVYI; encoded by the coding sequence ATGAAAAAGAACTTTAAAATGCCAACGGCCTACACTATTCTTTTTTCAATTATTGTTGTAGTAGCTATTTTCACATGGATTATTCCAGCTGGACAGTATGATTATGTAGATCCAACAGCTTCAAAACCACAACCTATTCCAGGTACTTATCACAGAGTAGAACAAAATCCTCAAGGTTTATGGGAAATTTTCAATGCACCAATTAAAGGTTTTTATGATGCAGTAGACATTGCCTTATTTGTTATTGTTATAGGTGGTTTTTTGTCTATTGTTATGAAGACTGGAGCTATCGAAGCAGGAATATCAAATGTTTTAAAAAAGCTTAATGGTAAAGAGAAATTATTAATACCAATTTTAATGATTTTATTTGGTTTAGGTGGTACAACATATGGAATGGCAGAAGAAACAATAGCCTTTTATCCTCTAATTATTCCTGTATTTATAGCTGCAGGATTTGATGCATTAACGGCAGTTGCTACTATAGCTTTAGGAGCAGGATTAGGTGTGTTAGGCTCAACAGTTAATCCTTTTGCAACTGGTATAGCATCAGGATTTGCGAATATTTCAATTGGAGATGGTATTGTTTTAAGATTAATTATTTTAGTTATTTCTGAAATAATTGGAATTATCTATGTAATGAAATATGCAGAAAAAGTTAAGAAAGATCCTTCAAAATCTTTAATATACCATTTAAAAGAAGAGCATGAAGAACATTTTAAAAATGAAAATAATGAAGAAATAACTTTAACAAAAGAAAGAAAAAAAGTATTATGGGTATTTGGATTAACTTTTGTTGTGATGGTTTTAGGGGTAATACCTTGGGCATGGAAATTTGATATTTTAATATTTGAAAAATTCAATAACTTTTTAATGAATATTCCAGTATTAGGTAAAATAATAGGTCATCCAATACCATTAGGTGATTGGTGGTTTGGTGAAATAACAATGCTATTCTTTGTAGCTAGTTTAATAATATCTAGAATGTATAAAATGAGTGAAAATGAATATATAGATAGTTTTGTAAGTGGTGCTAGAGATTTATTAGGAGTTGCATTAATAATAGGTGTATCAAGAGGTATTACAGTAGTTATGAATGATGGAGGTATGACAGCAACTATTCTTCATTGGGGTGAAGAAACATTAGCAAAATTAGGATCAGCTGCATTTGTTAATATAGCATATTTATTCTATTTGCCAATGTCATTCTTAGTGCCTTCTACATCAGGTTTAGCAACTTTAACAATGCCGATTATGGCTCCATTAGCTGATTTTGCAGGTGTAGGAAGAGATTTAGTTATTACAGCATATCAATCAGCTTCTGGTGTGATTAACTTGTTTACCCCAACTAGTGCAGTTATTATGGGAGCATTAGCTATTGCAAAAGTTCCATATGAAACATATTTTAAATTTGTATGGAAATTATTAATTATCATATCCATAGTAGTAATGCTTGCATTGACAATAGCTGTATATATATAA
- the polA gene encoding DNA polymerase I, producing the protein MRNLYLIDGSGIAYRAFFALDQSLQTSTGIPTNAIFGVTKMLLKILEKYVEKNNDAIIFIMDKKTETYRHRLLESYKANRPETPKIFKDQFPYILEVVNALGIKTLAEEGYEADDVIATLALKGQNDFENVYIFSSDKDLMQLVNDKIKMLRIGRGITDIREYDIKKVIEKYGFGPEKIQDFLALTGDTADNIPGVKGIGEKTATKLITEFGTLEDIYKNIRNTTKSIQTKLENGKDMAFLSKKLVQLVTDVPLDINWNDYIYNGFNDNLEEILNEFEFSSIIRELGLKESKKKIISDFDDISGKGTYTLLKKDDLKSFFEEIKQQNLISFDLETTSIDPYQAEILGIAISYEPKKGYYIDISNESKEEKLKVLTELWNIIKDKNLVGQNLKYDLSVMNVYGFDFKIPYFDTMIAAYLISPDSRRFNMDDLAKKYLDYETIKYDDVVNNTLFANTLKDVDSEKVAEYSGEDADITLRLYYVLRPKIYEFGLEKLMNEIENPLIPVLAKMELNGVYFDIPYLKQLEKEYTEILNKTLSEIHELAGYEVNPSSPKQISELLFTKLGLTPKKKTKGGAFSTNAQVLEEMKDEHPIIEKILDYRKYQKLLSTYIQTIPKLVNKKTKRVHTSFNQTGAATGRLSSSDPNLQNLPIREVEGEKIRNAVRAQKDGYVLLSADYSQIELRVLAHMSKDPVLIESFKNDLDIHTITAAKLFDVPEENVDNHMRQIGKMINFSIIYGVSSYGLAERTGVSIEDAGIFIKKYFELYKDVEKYQHKILSDLEKNGYVETLFGRKRFLRSLKLNKNDLKRIAINTPIQGTASDIMKLAMIKLNDALPEYAKMILQVHDEIVIELPKEKSDEISKIVKETMENAYKLDVPLKVDINISERWTK; encoded by the coding sequence ATGAGAAATTTGTATTTAATTGATGGTAGCGGGATTGCGTATAGAGCTTTCTTTGCACTAGATCAAAGTTTACAAACATCAACAGGAATACCAACAAATGCTATATTTGGTGTTACTAAGATGTTATTAAAAATATTAGAAAAATATGTAGAAAAAAATAATGATGCAATTATTTTTATTATGGATAAAAAAACAGAAACATATAGACATAGATTGCTTGAAAGTTATAAGGCAAATAGGCCTGAAACTCCAAAAATTTTTAAAGATCAATTCCCATATATTTTAGAAGTAGTAAATGCTTTAGGAATAAAGACTTTAGCAGAAGAAGGATATGAAGCAGATGATGTTATTGCTACATTAGCATTAAAAGGACAAAATGATTTTGAAAATGTATATATATTCTCTTCAGATAAAGATTTAATGCAATTAGTAAATGATAAAATAAAAATGTTAAGGATTGGAAGAGGTATTACTGATATTAGAGAATACGATATTAAAAAAGTAATAGAAAAATATGGGTTTGGTCCAGAAAAAATTCAAGATTTCCTAGCTTTAACAGGAGATACCGCTGATAATATTCCAGGCGTTAAAGGTATCGGTGAAAAAACAGCTACTAAATTAATAACAGAATTTGGAACATTAGAAGATATATATAAGAATATTAGAAATACTACCAAATCTATACAAACGAAATTAGAAAATGGAAAAGATATGGCTTTTTTAAGTAAAAAATTAGTTCAATTAGTTACTGATGTACCTTTAGATATTAATTGGAATGATTATATATATAACGGCTTTAATGACAATTTAGAGGAAATATTAAATGAATTTGAATTTAGTTCTATTATTAGAGAATTAGGTCTTAAAGAATCTAAGAAAAAAATAATTAGTGATTTTGATGATATTTCCGGTAAAGGAACATATACTCTTTTAAAAAAAGATGATTTAAAAAGCTTTTTTGAAGAAATAAAACAACAAAACTTAATTTCATTTGACCTTGAAACTACCTCAATTGATCCATATCAAGCTGAAATTTTAGGTATTGCTATATCATATGAACCAAAAAAAGGATATTATATTGATATTTCAAATGAATCAAAAGAAGAAAAATTAAAAGTATTAACTGAATTATGGAATATAATTAAAGATAAAAATTTAGTTGGGCAAAATTTAAAATATGATCTTTCTGTAATGAATGTTTATGGTTTTGATTTCAAAATACCTTATTTTGATACAATGATTGCTGCATATTTGATATCTCCCGATTCAAGGCGTTTTAATATGGATGATTTAGCTAAAAAATATCTAGATTACGAAACAATAAAATATGATGATGTTGTTAATAATACATTATTTGCAAATACTTTAAAAGATGTTGATTCAGAAAAAGTAGCTGAATATTCTGGAGAAGATGCTGATATAACTCTAAGATTATATTATGTTTTAAGACCAAAAATATATGAATTTGGATTAGAAAAATTAATGAATGAAATTGAAAATCCTTTGATACCGGTTTTAGCAAAAATGGAATTAAATGGTGTGTATTTTGATATACCATATTTAAAACAATTAGAAAAAGAATATACGGAAATTTTAAATAAAACACTATCAGAAATACATGAATTAGCTGGCTACGAGGTTAATCCCAGTTCTCCAAAGCAAATTAGTGAATTATTATTTACTAAACTAGGATTGACACCTAAGAAAAAAACAAAAGGCGGAGCTTTTTCTACAAATGCACAAGTTTTAGAAGAAATGAAAGATGAACATCCTATCATTGAAAAGATATTAGACTATAGAAAATATCAAAAGTTACTTTCTACATATATTCAAACTATACCAAAATTGGTTAATAAAAAAACAAAAAGAGTTCATACTTCTTTTAATCAAACAGGTGCTGCAACTGGGAGGTTAAGTAGTAGTGATCCTAATTTACAAAATCTTCCTATAAGAGAAGTTGAAGGAGAAAAAATAAGAAATGCAGTTAGAGCTCAAAAAGACGGGTATGTATTGTTAAGTGCCGATTATTCTCAAATAGAATTAAGAGTTTTAGCTCATATGAGTAAAGACCCTGTATTAATTGAATCCTTTAAAAATGATTTAGACATACATACTATTACAGCAGCAAAACTATTTGATGTTCCAGAAGAAAATGTCGATAATCATATGAGGCAAATAGGGAAAATGATTAATTTTTCAATTATATATGGTGTATCTTCATATGGTTTAGCCGAAAGAACGGGAGTAAGTATAGAAGATGCTGGTATTTTTATAAAAAAATATTTCGAACTATACAAAGACGTGGAAAAATATCAACATAAAATATTAAGTGATTTAGAAAAAAATGGTTATGTTGAAACTCTATTCGGAAGAAAAAGATTTTTAAGAAGTTTGAAACTTAATAAAAATGATTTAAAACGTATTGCTATCAATACACCTATTCAAGGTACTGCATCTGATATTATGAAATTAGCAATGATAAAACTCAATGATGCATTACCTGAATATGCGAAAATGATTCTACAAGTGCATGACGAAATTGTAATAGAATTACCAAAAGAAAAATCTGATGAAATTTCTAAAATAGTAAAAGAAACAATGGAAAATGCCTATAAACTAGATGTTCCACTTAAAGTAGATATTAATATATCTGAAAGGTGGACAAAGTGA